A region of Pristiophorus japonicus isolate sPriJap1 chromosome 32, sPriJap1.hap1, whole genome shotgun sequence DNA encodes the following proteins:
- the LOC139240624 gene encoding tubulin alpha-1B chain-like: MPSDKTVGGGDDSFNTFFSETGAGKHVPRAVFIDLEPTVIDEVRTGTYRQLFHPEQLITGKEDAANNYARGHCSVGKEIVDLVLDRVRKLADLCTGLQGFLIFHSFGGGTGSGFTSLLMERLSVDYGKKSKLEFSVYPAPQISTAVVEPYNSVLVTHCTLEHSDCAFMVDNEAIYDVCRRNLDIERPTYTNLNRLMAQLVSSITASLRFDGALNVDLTEFQTNLVPYPRIHFPLVNYAPLISAEKAYHEHLSTAELTNACFEPANQMVKCDPRQGKYMACCMLYRGDVVPKDVNAAIATIKSKRSIQFVDWCPTGFKVGINYQPPTVVPGGDLAKVQRAVCMLSNTTAISLAWTRLNLKFDKMYAKRAFVHWYVGEGLEEGEFQDAREDMASLEKDYEEVGVDSSDLDKKAEEEEE, from the exons ATGCCCAGTGACAAGACTGTCGGAGGTGGCGACGATTCCTTCAACACCTTCTTCAGTGAGACGGGGGCAGGCAAGCACGTTCCCCGAGCCGTGTTTATAGATCTGGAGCCCACTGTGATTG ATGAGGTTCGCACCGGCACTTACCGACAGCTCTTTCACCCCGAGCAGCTCATCACCGGCAAGGAGGATGCGGCCAATAACTACGCACGGGGCCACTGCTCGGTCGGCAAGGAGATTGTGGATCTGGTTTTGGATCGTGTCCGGAAGCTG GCTGACCTGTGCACAGGACTACAGGGTTTCCTCATCTTCCACAGTTTCGGGGGTGGGACCGGCTCGGGCTTTACTTCGCTCCTGATGGAGAGACTCTCCGTCGACTACGGCAAGAAATCCAAACTGGAGTTTTCCGTTTACCCTGCGCCGCAGATTTCCACCGCGGTGGTCGAGCCCTACAACTCCGTGCTGGTCACCCACTGCACCCTCGAGCACTCTGACTGCGCTTTCATGGTGGACAACGAGGCCATTTACGACGTGTGTCGGCGTAACCTTGACATCGAGCGTCCCACCTACACCAACCTCAACCGTCTCATGGCACAGTTAGTGTCGTCCATCACAGCGTCACTACGGTTCGACGGTGCCCTGAATGTGGATCTGACTGAGTTCCAAACCAACCTGGTCCCCTATCCCCGCATCCACTTCCCGCTGGTGAACTACGCGCCCCTTATTTCGGCCGAGAAGGCTTACCACGAGCATTTATCCACGGCGGAGCTGACCAACGCATGCTTTGAGCCAGCCAACCAGATGGTGAAGTGCGACCCCCGCCAGGGCAAGTACATGGCGTGCTGCATGCTGTACCGAGGGGACGTGGTGCCGAAGGATGTCAACGCAGCCATCGCCACCATCAAGAGCAAGCGCTCGATCCAGTTTGTTGATTGGTGCCCGACTGGGTTCAAG GTTGGCATCAACTACCAGCCCCCGACGGTGGTGCCAGGGGGCGATCTGGCAAAGGTGCAGCGCGCTGTTTGTATGCTGAGCAACACCACCGCCATTTCCTTGGCTTGGACCCGCCTCAACCTCAAATTCGACAAGATGTACGCCAAGCGGGCCTTTGTCCACTGGTAcgtgggagaggggctggaggaAGGGGAGTTCCAGGACGCACGGGAGGACATGGCGTCACTCGAGAAGGATTACGAAGAGGTGGGGGTCGATTCTTCGGATCTCGACAAaaaggcggaggaggaggaagaataa